One Streptomyces sp. V4I8 genomic window carries:
- a CDS encoding RES family NAD+ phosphorylase: MPDRHPPTAYRMTPHLCTLPAGTELWRCHSSRRPAEGFNPVAADSHFGGNRFDGTPEDPYPFLYAGAEPATALAEVLLRSLAFDTGSGLRLVPRAWVAGRSLTLLRTRVELRLIQLLSEEDLAAVCQDSWLLETEGAGYAQTRRWASELRTQAPEAQGLLWHSRRHRPRPAVVLFGDRCGEDPLKPDPGRGTTDLGSPTGITEANRLLAPLRAAVVPGESG, from the coding sequence ATGCCCGACCGCCACCCGCCGACGGCGTACCGGATGACGCCGCACCTGTGCACGCTGCCTGCCGGTACCGAGTTGTGGCGGTGCCACAGCAGCCGCCGCCCTGCCGAGGGGTTCAATCCGGTCGCCGCCGACTCGCACTTCGGCGGCAACCGCTTCGACGGCACCCCCGAGGACCCGTATCCGTTCCTGTACGCGGGCGCCGAACCGGCCACCGCGCTGGCCGAGGTGCTGCTGCGTTCGCTGGCCTTCGACACGGGCTCGGGCCTGCGTCTGGTGCCCCGTGCGTGGGTGGCGGGCCGCTCGTTGACCCTGCTGCGGACCCGGGTGGAGCTGCGGCTCATCCAGTTGCTGTCCGAGGAGGACCTGGCCGCGGTGTGCCAGGACTCCTGGCTCCTTGAGACGGAGGGCGCGGGGTATGCGCAGACCCGACGCTGGGCGAGCGAGTTGCGCACCCAAGCCCCGGAGGCCCAGGGCCTGTTGTGGCACTCGCGGCGACACCGGCCGCGGCCCGCGGTGGTTCTGTTCGGCGACCGCTGCGGCGAGGACCCGCTCAAGCCCGACCCCGGCAGGGGGACGACCGACCTGGGGTCGCCGACGGGGATCACGGAGGCGAACCGGCTGCTCGCTCCCCTGCGCGCGGCAGTGGTCCCGGGAGAGTCGGGCTGA
- a CDS encoding VWA domain-containing protein → MKESNRGHLLPIYVLADESGSMYAHIDDLNDGLKSLHQALLGEPMAAAKVRFSVLGFSDDVIERVHQVDLRSANEFPKLHTRGSTSYAAAFKDLAERIPVDVKDLKSQGYQVHRPAVFFLSDGVPNGGENWQEALRRLTDRSVTPAAPNIIACGIGDADAETINKVATQPEFGFVADKGVDVGAAIAKFCAALTKSVIASGRSLDSSNPHLQVDKPEGFTVAIDVI, encoded by the coding sequence ATGAAGGAAAGCAACCGGGGGCATCTGCTCCCCATCTACGTCCTCGCCGACGAGTCGGGTTCGATGTACGCGCACATCGATGATCTCAACGATGGGCTGAAGTCCCTGCACCAGGCACTGCTGGGAGAGCCGATGGCCGCCGCCAAGGTGCGCTTCTCGGTACTCGGATTCTCCGACGACGTCATCGAGCGGGTGCACCAGGTGGACCTGCGCAGCGCGAACGAGTTCCCGAAGCTGCACACCCGCGGATCGACGAGCTACGCCGCGGCGTTCAAGGACCTCGCCGAGCGTATCCCGGTCGACGTCAAGGACCTCAAGAGCCAGGGCTACCAGGTGCACAGGCCTGCGGTGTTCTTCCTCAGCGACGGAGTCCCGAACGGCGGGGAGAACTGGCAGGAAGCGCTGCGCCGGCTCACCGACCGTTCGGTGACACCCGCCGCGCCGAACATCATCGCCTGCGGCATAGGTGACGCGGACGCGGAGACCATCAACAAGGTCGCCACGCAGCCGGAGTTCGGCTTCGTCGCCGACAAGGGTGTCGATGTCGGCGCGGCCATCGCGAAGTTCTGCGCCGCCCTCACCAAGAGCGTGATCGCCTCGGGCCGCTCACTCGATTCGTCGAACCCACACCTGCAGGTCGACAAGCCGGAGGGTTTCACCGTAGCGATCGACGTGATCTGA
- a CDS encoding protein phosphatase 2C domain-containing protein: MDRAVMAFDPVPPTGMSYRPDTVCDGWSTAALDVRLASVRGYEHRHDGTQREDDAAIAWDQGTGTVAFAVADGVSEAHQPHIGAQLACRSAVDEMLSQVRNEGGFVVDWHKLLSTVHWQLREQARRLLHLQDEAGVQETAELLGTTLVAGTATPTERGVEVSVVWVGDSGVWQLRHDRFHAMGGGKRTGPDGLLSSAVDPLPLVPAVVRPLSTVLEPGTVLLIGTDGFGDPLGDGEGAVGHLFRSELRRPVSPLRFAHLLDFSRETFGDDRTLIALWPRETAPGAPR, from the coding sequence GTGGACAGAGCCGTGATGGCCTTTGACCCGGTGCCTCCCACGGGGATGTCCTACCGCCCCGACACCGTCTGCGACGGCTGGTCGACGGCGGCACTGGACGTACGGCTGGCGTCCGTACGCGGCTACGAGCACCGGCACGACGGCACGCAGCGTGAGGACGACGCGGCGATCGCGTGGGACCAGGGCACCGGCACCGTGGCGTTCGCCGTCGCCGACGGCGTGTCCGAGGCCCACCAGCCGCACATCGGCGCGCAGTTGGCGTGCCGCAGCGCGGTCGACGAGATGCTGTCGCAGGTGAGGAACGAGGGTGGCTTCGTCGTCGACTGGCACAAGCTGCTGTCCACCGTGCACTGGCAACTGCGCGAGCAGGCCCGCCGACTTCTGCACCTGCAGGACGAGGCAGGGGTGCAGGAGACGGCCGAGCTGCTGGGTACGACCCTGGTCGCCGGCACGGCCACACCCACCGAACGAGGGGTGGAGGTCTCCGTGGTCTGGGTAGGCGACTCCGGCGTGTGGCAGCTCAGGCACGACCGCTTCCACGCGATGGGCGGCGGCAAGAGGACCGGGCCGGATGGGCTCCTGTCGTCCGCGGTGGACCCGCTGCCCCTCGTCCCGGCGGTCGTCCGCCCCCTTTCCACCGTCCTCGAACCGGGCACTGTCCTGCTCATCGGCACCGACGGTTTCGGCGACCCGCTCGGTGACGGTGAGGGAGCCGTGGGGCACCTGTTCCGCTCGGAGCTCCGGCGCCCCGTATCGCCGTTGAGGTTCGCGCACCTGCTGGACTTCTCCCGGGAGACGTTCGGGGACGACCGCACCCTGATCGCGCTGTGGCCGCGCGAGACGGCACCGGGAGCCCCCCGGTGA
- a CDS encoding macro domain-containing protein yields the protein MPSEPDGHGPADRVSVDHASVVRDLGVLRRAGIVRLRSLDLPALAQAAAQTGQPSPAAVEQLLRQAAARLDGGSLQEAAAYTLGLTPGTRDWPGADRRRRAAGVYGVSVERLRKFHEPMVLDQVAEQIVQLVQLTGHAPPADPASDTHRALRARAGGRTVPVTLHIHPVDLLRDVDVIVSPANTYFALPEAYKSSVSALLRRAGARRGPTGDLVQDVIRDELREWAAQRHTSGRPVLPGTVAATGSGALAEQGVRRIYHAAVAVPRAGTNDYDVLPADVTRAVARALTMLAEERDRFDPPLRSVCLPLIGSGRGGLSYQQSLHALWAAVEAELARGADWDLHLIVRRAASADLLTRTLTGTLTGDGTAGIRPGSARSATSPPGALEQGGEAGTPNR from the coding sequence ATGCCATCCGAGCCGGACGGTCACGGGCCGGCCGACCGTGTGTCGGTCGATCACGCCTCGGTCGTCCGTGACCTCGGAGTGCTCCGTCGCGCGGGGATCGTCCGGCTGCGCTCGCTGGATCTGCCGGCCCTCGCGCAAGCTGCGGCGCAGACCGGTCAGCCGTCCCCCGCCGCGGTGGAACAGCTGTTACGGCAGGCAGCGGCGCGACTCGACGGCGGCAGCCTGCAGGAGGCGGCCGCGTACACACTCGGGCTGACGCCGGGCACCCGCGACTGGCCGGGCGCCGACCGGCGCAGGCGAGCCGCCGGGGTCTACGGTGTCAGTGTGGAGCGGCTCCGTAAGTTCCATGAGCCGATGGTGCTGGACCAGGTCGCCGAACAGATCGTGCAGCTTGTGCAGTTGACCGGGCACGCCCCGCCCGCCGACCCGGCCTCGGACACCCACCGGGCGCTCCGCGCGCGGGCGGGCGGCCGGACGGTTCCGGTGACCCTGCACATCCACCCCGTCGATCTCCTGCGGGACGTGGACGTGATCGTCTCGCCCGCCAACACCTACTTCGCGCTGCCCGAGGCGTACAAGTCCTCGGTGTCGGCCTTGCTGCGCCGGGCCGGGGCGCGACGCGGCCCGACCGGGGATCTGGTGCAGGACGTCATCCGCGACGAACTGCGGGAGTGGGCCGCGCAGCGGCACACATCGGGACGCCCGGTGCTGCCCGGCACCGTGGCGGCCACGGGTTCCGGCGCCCTGGCGGAGCAGGGTGTACGCCGCATCTACCACGCGGCCGTCGCCGTGCCCCGCGCCGGGACCAACGACTACGACGTACTGCCCGCCGACGTGACCCGTGCGGTGGCCCGGGCCCTGACGATGCTGGCCGAGGAGCGCGACCGCTTCGATCCGCCGCTGCGTTCGGTGTGCCTGCCCCTGATCGGTTCCGGGCGGGGCGGCCTCTCGTACCAGCAGAGCCTCCACGCCCTCTGGGCGGCCGTCGAGGCGGAACTGGCCCGTGGAGCCGACTGGGACCTCCACCTGATCGTGCGCCGGGCCGCTTCGGCCGACCTGCTGACGCGCACGCTCACGGGAACGCTCACGGGTGACGGGACTGCCGGTATCCGCCCCGGTTCCGCCCGGTCCGCGACCAGCCCGCCTGGTGCACTGGAACAGGGGGGCGAGGCGGGCACACCGAATCGGTGA